The DNA sequence ACTTCAAATTGATAAGCTCATTCAAATTTGATTCGCTAACTGGTCAAGTTAAAAATGAACAACATTTTATGTTTGATAGCATTTaaacttgataaaaaaaaactcacttAAATTCTATTTGGCAAATAAATAAGTCAAGTttgaacaaaaatttgaactcattaaaataatcaaacaaacttGAACATAGGGTTTTTGGATTGATTAGTCTCATTTACACCCCTACTCCATCCCAAgattaagtgataagttattcacttattactGAATATGATAGACattcaaatatattagatttaatacttaacaattcaataatttaatggatttagacTTCAGATTTTAGActtcaattttcaaactttagttttatcaaacgcaccgtAAGTCGAAACCTATCAAATTGAACACAACAAAAAGCTATCAAATTGAACACATTCACAGAAAAAAGGCACAAATAAAATCTATATAATTTGATTTTTATAGTTATACTGGCATAGGGTTTTGACTTTTCCTGCTTGGTGGTCGTTTTCATCAAGATGTTAATGTTTGCAACCGTTATTCCTTAGAAAGATACGACTTATGATGGCATGGTATGATAGAGTTCTTTTAAATCATAATAACCAAATAACCAGAAATCGGGGAGCCATTTTTTTTTGGCCGaaaacaaaatccaaaaaaaaaaaaattctgctgCTGCAGACATGTGGACGCCTCCTTGGGTTGAACTTTAGTATATTACTAATAGATGTCACTAAAGAATGCCAACGAGATAATATTTAATTGTCAATGTTAAGtcaaatttttttcctaaaattttCTCTATCTACATGATGAATTTGTAAACTTTAAAATAGGATATAAGTAAAAGTTCTATTCGTTTGAGGGGCGGAGTAAGGAATGGAGGAATACTGAGAAAAATTTTGGGCAACAATGTAAACGGTAAAGGaaggttttaaaaattgaagGGTTGCAAATGTGAgacaaatgaataaaaatataatattactAGCCACATtgataatatttaaaatttgagtgGGAAAATTCCCAGCCTCAATATATACATACGCGCGAGTGCGCACACACATATAACGAGGTTCACCCATGGATAAAAGTAATTGTTTTGTTTCTCTAGGAATATATATTTGAAGGCTGCTAgagaagttttttggaaaggtATTTTTCTATTAATTTGGGGGAAAgagttttaaaaatatgaagaagaaaaattgtAAGGCATATTCAAGGCAAGTTTTAAAAACTGAACATTTATACTGGCCAAATTTATAAACTTTTGAGGTAATTGTGGAACAGTGTGGGATCACATACTCACATATCATCCATTCAAGAATTATGTATGTATATACTCAtataggattaatctttcctacactgacagtgtatacactgtcagcgtTGGATAAATGAcaactatacaaaatttgaatttaaaattcaacttttgcatacatgtcatgaatctatcgatgatagtgtatatactgttagtgtatataagatttacatgtgtatatatatatatctttccACCCTTTTCACATCCTTTTTACCAATAAATCTGATAATAGAAACAACTCTAAAAACTCTCCCTGACCATTGCCTAACCCCAGTGGTTAAGAATTGCCTATTCCTTCGCCAATAAAGCAACAGTTACCACACCTTACATCGTGCTACAAACAGTAGTTACAGAGATGGTACAACAAGTGGCCATAAAGTTGAAAAGCAACAATAGACATGGGAATTGGAATCCCGTGGCACTTTGTTGAAATTTGATAGTGTAGGCATCCATAAATACCGACAAGTAATAAGCCTCCGTCCAGCATCATTCACCTTGAATCATTTCAAGTTTATATCTCTTTGATAGTTAAATTTATACTCAAAAACTTTTCAGTGATCATTTAATGGGCAAATTAGCTTTCTTAGTTGGTTGTTGCTACCTGAATACTGAGGATGCGCTAAAAGGCTGCTATAATGATGTGGACGCAATGCAAGATCTGCTGATAAATAGGTTTGGTTTTCATCGCAATGATGTGATAGTTCTCACTGATATGCCTAACTCCCCTTTGAAGCCCACAGGTGCTGTTATAAAGTATCACCTTTGTCGGATGATTCAGCGGGCAATGGCCGGTGATGTTGTACTGTTCTATTTTAGCGGCCACGGAACTTTTCAGGATATCTGGGAAGGCCCCTACTGCAAACAATTGTCCCCTCTGATTTCAATCTCATATACAGTAAGTtcaaacatatatataatacaGCCATGCCAAAGCCCAGATTTCTCAGTTTCATATAATTTACGCCCGTGTCTTGTTCACATTCTACATTACTTCTGTCAACAGGTGACGACTTTCGATATATGGTAAATAACATGCCACAAGGTGCTGATTTCGTTATGATAGCGGACTCCTGCAACAGTGGGGGGCTAATAGATCAGTCAAAGGAACAAGTTGGACCTGGCTTTCGTCCAGATGTTTGCTATCCCACAAGGCCCTGCAACGAGGTCTGGGGCAAAGCCAAAATGATCCCCATGACATCAATTGTGCAGCATTTGAGACCTTTGAGTCACATAAACAGCTCAGACATCCGCACACTCTTGACAAACATTTATGGAACTAATGCCAGCATCATGTTCCAAGGGCCACTTAATCCTCAACTGTTGAATTCATTCATGGTTGATGGTGGCATTCTTATCAGTGCCTGCCAGTCCAATGAAGCCTCGATCGATGATCAGAAAGATATTCGTCCTCATGGTGTGTTTACTGATGCACTTTATTACTCGTTGAGGTATCAACCTGGTCCCATTACTTATAAGTCGCTCGTGGAGATTATTAGAGCTCAATTAACATCGCAGCGTCCATGTCTCTATTGCTCTGACCAGCATGCCAGTGCACCTTTCCTCCGGCATATTCCAAATGTTTTTTCACGCTTGTTAATGTAGCTGTGTTGTACTAACCTGGTGGCATCAGTGATAAGTTGCTCGTGGAGAATATTAGAGCCAAACTATTATCACAGTTCCACTTcttccttgttttgttttataatCCGGCaagaaatttttgttgttttggaaGTAATTATGCTCcgctccttttcttttcatgcTTAGTTACACCGAT is a window from the Coffea eugenioides isolate CCC68of unplaced genomic scaffold, Ceug_1.0 ScVebR1_1183;HRSCAF=1997, whole genome shotgun sequence genome containing:
- the LOC113755088 gene encoding metacaspase-9-like, which codes for MGKLAFLVGCCYLNTEDALKGCYNDVDAMQDLLINRFGFHRNDVIVLTDMPNSPLKPTGAVIKYHLCRMIQRAMAGDVVLFYFSGHGTFQDIWEGPYCKQLSPLISISYTVTTFDIW
- the LOC113755087 gene encoding metacaspase-9-like, with the translated sequence MPQGADFVMIADSCNSGGLIDQSKEQVGPGFRPDVCYPTRPCNEVWGKAKMIPMTSIVQHLRPLSHINSSDIRTLLTNIYGTNASIMFQGPLNPQLLNSFMVDGGILISACQSNEASIDDQKDIRPHGVFTDALYYSLRYQPGPITYKSLVEIIRAQLTSQRPCLYCSDQHASAPFLRHIPNVFSRLLM